One genomic segment of Calderihabitans maritimus includes these proteins:
- the hisB gene encoding imidazoleglycerol-phosphate dehydratase HisB, protein MNRERKVQFSRKTEETDITVNINLDGRGLFEGQTGIGFMDHMLHLWTKHALFDLALEATGDLQVDDHHTVEDLGICLGEAVRNALGDKKGVNRYGHAVVPMDEALVEVVLDLSGRPYLAYEVSVPSTVVGQFATELVEEFLRAFVNHSFITLHVRMLRGKNSHHIIEAVFKAFGRALRQAVARDPRIEGIMSTKGIL, encoded by the coding sequence CCGGAAAACAGAGGAGACCGACATTACGGTCAATATCAATTTGGATGGTCGCGGACTTTTTGAGGGGCAGACGGGGATAGGGTTTATGGATCACATGCTTCACCTATGGACCAAACATGCCTTGTTCGATCTGGCTCTGGAGGCGACGGGCGACCTTCAGGTTGACGATCATCATACGGTTGAAGACCTCGGGATTTGTTTGGGAGAGGCAGTCAGGAACGCTTTGGGCGATAAAAAAGGAGTAAATCGTTACGGGCATGCGGTTGTCCCCATGGACGAAGCTCTGGTTGAGGTGGTTTTGGACCTGAGCGGGCGGCCATATTTAGCTTATGAAGTTTCCGTCCCTTCTACAGTGGTAGGACAGTTTGCCACCGAACTGGTGGAGGAATTTTTACGGGCTTTTGTTAACCACAGTTTCATTACTTTACATGTACGCATGTTGAGAGGGAAGAACAGCCACCACATTATTGAGGCTGTCTTTAAAGCTTTCGGTCGGGCGTTGCGCCAGGCGGTAGCCCGAGATCCCCGGATTGAAGGGATTATGTCCACTAAGGGTATTTTGTAA
- the hisH gene encoding imidazole glycerol phosphate synthase subunit HisH translates to MIAIVDYGVGNLRSVQKGFEKAGYRAVITDDPSQIRGARAVVLPGVGAFADAMANLRRSGLLEVVKEAAQDKPFLGICLGLQLMFEASEEGGWHEGLGIFPGKVVRLPAGVKVPHMGWNQIHIKKPSPILKGIPDGSYFYFVHSYYVFPTTSDYVVTTTDYGLEFTSVVGRGNVFGIQFHPEKSSQLGLKILKNFGELMEEC, encoded by the coding sequence ATGATTGCCATTGTAGATTATGGGGTAGGCAACCTGAGAAGCGTACAGAAGGGCTTTGAGAAAGCAGGGTACAGGGCAGTAATTACCGATGACCCTTCGCAAATACGCGGAGCCCGAGCGGTGGTTTTGCCGGGAGTAGGTGCTTTTGCTGATGCTATGGCTAACCTGCGCCGAAGTGGGCTTCTGGAGGTGGTCAAGGAAGCTGCGCAGGACAAGCCTTTTTTAGGAATATGTTTGGGTCTACAACTGATGTTTGAGGCGAGCGAGGAAGGGGGCTGGCATGAGGGCCTGGGTATTTTTCCCGGCAAAGTGGTCCGTCTTCCCGCAGGGGTGAAGGTGCCTCATATGGGCTGGAATCAAATTCATATTAAAAAACCAAGTCCTATATTGAAAGGTATTCCTGACGGTTCTTATTTTTATTTCGTCCATTCTTATTATGTATTCCCTACTACCAGCGATTACGTTGTTACTACCACTGATTACGGCCTGGAATTTACATCAGTGGTCGGTAGGGGTAATGTTTTTGGTATCCAGTTTCACCCGGAAAAAAGCAGCCAGTTAGGCTTAAAAATATTAAAGAACTTTGGGGAGTTGATGGAAGAGTGCTAG
- the hisA gene encoding 1-(5-phosphoribosyl)-5-[(5-phosphoribosylamino)methylideneamino]imidazole-4-carboxamide isomerase, giving the protein MLVIPAIDVREGKCVRLVQGKLDEETVYSDHPVAVAHSWQDLGAKWLHVVDLDGAFAGRPKNLEVVREIIDTVKIPVQFGGGVRKLDTIEELLSIGVARVILGTIAIIEPALVEYACKRWGDRIVVGIDSKDGLVAIEGWEATVEKQALDLALEMKDRGVERIVFTDTRRDGTLRGPNIESTRKMAKGSGLKVIASGGVSSLEDIKRLKELEPEGVEGVILGKALYSGKVSLEEAIAVAEMEEN; this is encoded by the coding sequence GTGCTAGTCATACCGGCTATCGACGTACGGGAAGGGAAATGTGTCCGGTTAGTGCAGGGAAAGCTTGACGAGGAAACGGTCTATTCCGATCACCCGGTGGCGGTTGCCCATTCCTGGCAAGACCTGGGCGCCAAATGGCTGCATGTTGTGGACCTGGACGGGGCCTTTGCCGGACGGCCCAAGAACCTGGAGGTAGTACGGGAAATTATCGACACCGTCAAAATACCGGTTCAATTCGGGGGCGGGGTCCGGAAGCTGGACACGATTGAGGAATTGCTTTCCATAGGAGTGGCGCGGGTAATTCTTGGTACCATAGCCATTATTGAGCCTGCGCTGGTAGAGTATGCCTGCAAACGGTGGGGCGACCGGATAGTGGTGGGTATTGACAGCAAGGACGGGCTGGTGGCGATAGAAGGCTGGGAAGCTACGGTAGAGAAACAAGCCCTGGATCTGGCCCTGGAAATGAAAGATAGAGGAGTGGAGCGTATAGTCTTCACCGATACCCGTCGGGACGGGACCCTACGAGGACCTAATATAGAGAGCACCCGGAAAATGGCCAAGGGTTCTGGTCTCAAGGTAATTGCCTCCGGAGGCGTTTCTTCTCTGGAGGATATCAAGAGGTTAAAAGAACTGGAACCGGAGGGAGTGGAAGGAGTAATTTTAGGTAAGGCCCTCTATTCCGGTAAGGTAAGCCTGGAGGAAGCAATTGCAGTGGCAGAAATGGAGGAGAATTAA
- the hisF gene encoding imidazole glycerol phosphate synthase subunit HisF translates to MLAKRIIPCLDVTEGRVVKGTNFINLRDAGDPVELAAFYDRAGADELVFLDITASAEGRDIMREVVRRTAEEVFIPFTVGGGLRSLEDIRSMLSAGADKISLNTAAVKNPALVEEAAWKFGSQCIVVAVDARSCGDGRWEVYIHGGRTPTGIDVLEWVRRVEKLGAGEILLTSMDRDGTKDGYDLELTRAVSEAVNIPVIASGGAGNLEHLLEGLTKGKADAVLAASIFHYREYTIAEAKKFLADNGVVVRPCD, encoded by the coding sequence GTGTTGGCCAAGAGAATAATTCCCTGTCTCGACGTAACGGAAGGCCGGGTAGTTAAGGGAACCAACTTTATTAATTTGCGGGATGCAGGAGATCCGGTAGAGTTGGCTGCTTTTTATGACCGGGCCGGCGCGGATGAACTGGTATTTCTCGATATTACTGCTTCGGCAGAGGGACGGGATATCATGCGGGAGGTAGTACGGCGGACGGCAGAGGAAGTTTTTATCCCGTTTACCGTAGGCGGCGGACTACGCTCCCTGGAGGATATCCGTTCTATGCTTTCCGCTGGGGCGGATAAGATCTCTTTGAATACGGCAGCGGTTAAAAATCCGGCCCTGGTAGAGGAAGCAGCATGGAAGTTCGGCAGCCAGTGTATAGTGGTGGCCGTAGACGCCCGTTCCTGTGGCGACGGTCGCTGGGAGGTATATATTCACGGCGGGAGAACCCCTACCGGGATCGATGTGCTGGAATGGGTCCGCAGAGTGGAAAAATTGGGAGCGGGAGAAATACTTTTGACCAGTATGGACCGGGACGGTACCAAGGATGGTTATGACCTGGAACTCACCCGGGCGGTGAGCGAGGCAGTCAACATACCGGTTATTGCTTCCGGGGGAGCGGGCAACCTGGAACACCTGCTGGAAGGCCTTACAAAGGGCAAAGCTGATGCCGTTCTGGCTGCCTCCATTTTCCATTATCGAGAGTATACCATTGCTGAAGCTAAAAAGTTTCTGGCCGATAACGGGGTGGTGGTAAGGCCATGCGATTAG
- the hisIE gene encoding bifunctional phosphoribosyl-AMP cyclohydrolase/phosphoribosyl-ATP diphosphatase HisIE — MRLEKVTAEILDRIKFDDRGLVPAIIQDAETSTVLMMAYMNREALEKSLTTGQTWFYSRSRRQLWHKGETSGHYQHIQEVYYDCDADTLLFRVKQEGVACHEGYYSCFHHRVKETGEVETVDSSTGLATILDQLYDLIQERKDKRPEGSYTSYLFNQGQDKILKKLGEEAAEVIIASKNDKREEVIYEVADLLYHLLVLLAYHDISPDEVREELRERRK, encoded by the coding sequence ATGCGATTAGAAAAAGTAACCGCGGAAATTTTGGACCGGATTAAGTTTGATGACCGCGGTCTGGTACCGGCGATTATTCAGGACGCGGAAACCTCGACCGTGCTGATGATGGCCTACATGAACCGGGAAGCCCTGGAAAAGTCTTTAACTACCGGGCAGACCTGGTTTTACAGCCGCAGCCGCCGCCAGTTATGGCATAAAGGGGAAACTTCAGGGCATTACCAGCACATCCAGGAAGTTTATTACGACTGCGATGCGGATACTCTTTTGTTCCGCGTTAAGCAGGAAGGGGTTGCCTGTCATGAAGGTTATTATTCTTGCTTTCACCACCGGGTGAAGGAGACCGGTGAAGTTGAAACCGTAGACAGTTCCACCGGGCTGGCAACGATTTTAGACCAGCTGTACGACCTCATTCAGGAACGGAAGGATAAAAGACCGGAAGGTTCTTATACCAGTTATCTTTTTAACCAGGGGCAGGATAAGATTCTCAAGAAACTGGGCGAAGAAGCGGCAGAAGTGATTATTGCTTCCAAAAACGACAAAAGAGAAGAAGTGATTTACGAAGTAGCGGACCTGCTCTACCACCTCTTGGTTCTGCTGGCTTATCATGATATTAGTCCGGATGAGGTCCGGGAGGAACTGAGAGAACGCAGGAAATAG